The following proteins are co-located in the Pedobacter sp. FW305-3-2-15-E-R2A2 genome:
- a CDS encoding histidine kinase has protein sequence MKTRFRQYEIIFISIVTVIVAVGYFWIGNQIQNHHLSNVFEIAYIKRNLTFDYNRNILFPQLGALLIFYGCYIGINLLVSPVIRSFFGKSQPGFPLAKVLVVVFSAAFLSLMLSVGINWISSIAHPAYFNYNSFGLVSLLGYNERPLENLLFGIDRAAGLICLLMVATCISAFAAFIIEKKQDSVVMIANKIALILGVYFIVAVLLFTFGFRNEPFFRFYFCFLPPVGIVYFFNKYFLFPLYGTYTIFNLRLLSGILLSTFIVTLAFISFSSHEDVRLSVFIVWLFQLIVVTPVSWLMFQQQKDVILKFRVAQIELGKSKSDLYFLRSQINPHFLFNSLNTLYGTALVENSTKTAEGIQMLGDMMRFMLHDNNSEFILMSREIEYLENYIAFQKLRIQDSPTISVSDRIDNEGCNCMIAPMLFIPFVENAFKYGIDLLEESQITIRLDCNEDTIDFEVVNNIHAAQNTDLKSEQSGTGIQNVKDRLELIYKNKYDLKINDDGKQFTVRLKLQV, from the coding sequence ATGAAAACAAGATTCAGACAATACGAAATCATATTTATCAGTATAGTTACTGTAATTGTTGCAGTTGGTTATTTTTGGATAGGCAATCAGATTCAAAATCATCACTTATCAAATGTATTTGAGATAGCATACATTAAGCGTAACCTTACCTTTGATTATAATAGAAATATTCTTTTCCCTCAATTAGGGGCGTTACTGATATTTTATGGCTGTTATATCGGAATAAATTTATTGGTATCTCCTGTGATTCGTAGTTTTTTTGGCAAGAGCCAGCCTGGATTTCCATTGGCTAAAGTTTTAGTGGTCGTTTTTTCTGCTGCTTTTCTTTCTTTAATGCTGTCTGTCGGAATAAACTGGATAAGTTCAATTGCACATCCTGCCTATTTCAATTACAATTCATTTGGATTGGTCAGTCTGCTCGGATATAATGAGCGGCCTTTAGAAAATCTATTATTTGGAATTGACCGGGCTGCAGGCCTGATCTGTCTCCTTATGGTTGCTACATGTATTAGCGCGTTTGCAGCTTTTATCATTGAAAAGAAGCAAGATAGTGTGGTGATGATCGCAAATAAAATTGCGCTTATACTAGGTGTTTACTTTATTGTGGCCGTTCTGCTATTTACATTTGGTTTTAGAAATGAACCGTTTTTTAGATTTTATTTTTGCTTTCTGCCTCCAGTTGGAATTGTATATTTTTTTAATAAATATTTTTTATTTCCATTGTATGGAACATATACCATATTTAATTTAAGATTGTTATCAGGTATATTACTATCCACCTTTATAGTTACATTGGCATTTATCTCGTTTTCATCGCATGAAGATGTAAGGCTATCTGTATTTATTGTTTGGCTCTTTCAGCTTATCGTTGTCACGCCAGTTTCCTGGCTTATGTTTCAGCAACAAAAAGATGTAATATTGAAATTCAGGGTGGCTCAGATTGAACTGGGAAAATCGAAATCAGACCTGTATTTTCTACGTTCACAAATAAATCCACATTTTTTATTTAATTCATTAAATACCTTATATGGCACTGCACTAGTTGAAAATTCAACAAAAACGGCTGAAGGCATACAAATGCTGGGGGATATGATGCGTTTTATGCTTCACGATAACAATTCAGAATTCATATTAATGTCCCGGGAAATTGAATATCTGGAGAATTATATTGCATTTCAGAAACTTAGAATACAAGATTCGCCAACCATATCTGTTTCTGATCGCATAGATAACGAGGGGTGTAATTGTATGATAGCGCCGATGCTATTTATACCATTTGTGGAAAATGCATTTAAATATGGTATCGATCTGCTAGAGGAATCTCAAATAACAATTCGGCTGGATTGTAATGAAGATACTATTGATTTCGAAGTTGTAAATAATATCCATGCTGCACAAAACACTGATCTTAAATCTGAACAATCGGGCACGGGTATACAGAATGTAAAAGACAGGTTGGAGTTAATCTACAAAAATAAATACGATCTAAAAATAAATGATGATGGAAAGCAATTCACTGTCCGTCTGAAACTACAGGTATAA
- a CDS encoding LytTR family DNA-binding domain-containing protein — protein sequence MLKAIAIDDEPLALEVIKKLAVDITFLDLTATFTNSFHAMDFLQNNKVDLIFLDIKMPNISGIDFLKSLTNAPMVIVTTAYGEYAVQSFDLNVLDYLLKPFSLARFLKACNKALDLYKLKNNSSLIPADSNHIFLKSGYEQIRVNLDDIIYIESVGNYLHVNLKDDKVISRLTMGEIEAILPSSSFMRIHRSFIVPKKAITKIDKKSLWIGTKEFTIGVLYLDEIRQVVNKY from the coding sequence ATGTTAAAAGCAATTGCAATAGACGATGAGCCGCTCGCACTCGAAGTAATTAAAAAGCTGGCAGTGGACATCACGTTTTTGGATCTGACAGCTACTTTTACAAATTCATTCCACGCAATGGATTTCCTTCAGAATAACAAGGTGGATTTGATCTTTTTAGACATTAAAATGCCCAATATATCAGGCATTGATTTCTTAAAATCATTAACAAATGCACCCATGGTTATTGTTACAACAGCATACGGTGAATACGCGGTGCAAAGTTTTGATTTAAACGTCCTGGATTATCTCTTAAAACCGTTCTCTTTAGCCCGTTTTCTTAAGGCTTGTAATAAGGCGCTTGATTTATATAAATTGAAAAATAACAGCAGTCTTATTCCAGCAGATTCGAATCATATTTTTTTGAAAAGTGGCTATGAACAAATTCGGGTTAACCTGGACGATATCATTTATATCGAAAGTGTTGGCAACTATTTGCATGTAAATTTAAAAGATGATAAGGTAATTTCAAGGCTGACAATGGGAGAGATAGAGGCGATTTTACCATCATCATCTTTTATGAGAATTCACAGATCATTTATTGTCCCGAAAAAAGCAATTACAAAAATTGATAAAAAAAGTCTTTGGATAGGAACTAAGGAATTTACAATCGGGGTTTTGTATCTCGATGAGATACGTCAGGTTGTTAATAAATATTAA
- a CDS encoding TonB-dependent receptor: MKIYLLVLISLVFSKLSFSQQVSKDITSSYSIQGTVIDTVDKAKLKNCTIVVISAQDSILQGFTRTNLAGRFILQDLNPGKLTMIVYSSDYAEFRQTFVIDSNNRNIDFGSVSLVLKTHLLQEVIISGNVSQIKIKGDTTEYNAGSFKIQPNAKVEDLLKQLPGIQIDKDGKITAQGVKINRVLVDGEEFFGDDPTLVTRNLRADMIDKVQIFDKTSDQAAFTGVNDGKKEKTINVKLKDDKKNGYFGKIDGGIGTDGYFRGQALFNKFKEKQKFSIYSILGNDGVTGLGWQDNAKYASSTVDLSEAGMIIHLGGGDEFDNDNGRYNGQGIPLAKTGGVHYDNKWKDDKQSINVDYKIGSIIIKGNSSIISDNNLPENTLKSISDQNSYQNLFKQKLNGVYKLQLDSTSILKVGFSGFLKHTKSNDDYTSQTTDQLGGLLNNSRREVTNNGKQNNYSTDLLFTKRLRKAGRSYTIYLGQSFDENNSTGFLKSGINFYNDKGTVDSVQNIDQFKVNNLKNLTVNSNLTYSEPLSKSLSILLNYSFAYGSSNSSRESFNPLSAGRYTILDTLYSNDFKLKQFSNQAGAALNYNKNKTSLNIGTKVGNVNFQQLNNFSGTKLDKNYTIWIPQANAQYRLSQHSALRLNYNGNTVLPTISQLQPVRINLDPLNVTVGNPGLTPAFDHRLFFGYNSFTPSNGQLIGVFANYTITTNPIVNDLRTDTNGKSIIGSLNLGGKMPSNINFNIFYDRKIKPLDLSAGINLGVNGNTYYNLTNGEINITKSYTYTGQLRFSKTVPEKYDFNFSLGPTFTVSGSSLQPNLSNSGNGFLGNGSFVIYLPWKFQFYSDASYQYNSKTEVFDQTFSRLIVNSSVNKTFLKERNLKLSLSVNDLLNQNNGFNRVVNGNFISQNNFITIRRFFMFSLTYDFNKVGVSK; this comes from the coding sequence ATGAAAATATACCTACTGGTTCTAATTTCTTTGGTGTTCAGCAAATTAAGCTTTTCGCAACAAGTTTCAAAAGACATCACTTCCTCTTACTCAATTCAGGGTACTGTAATTGATACCGTGGATAAAGCCAAGTTGAAAAATTGTACCATAGTAGTAATCAGTGCCCAAGATTCAATTTTACAGGGTTTTACCAGGACAAATTTAGCAGGCAGGTTCATTTTACAGGACCTTAATCCTGGGAAACTCACAATGATTGTGTATTCTTCTGATTATGCAGAATTCAGACAGACATTTGTGATAGACTCCAATAATAGAAATATAGATTTCGGATCGGTTTCGCTCGTTCTTAAAACACATTTGCTTCAGGAAGTAATCATTAGTGGTAACGTCTCACAAATAAAAATAAAAGGAGATACTACAGAATACAATGCCGGATCGTTCAAAATACAACCCAATGCTAAAGTGGAGGATTTGCTTAAGCAGTTGCCCGGAATTCAAATAGACAAAGACGGGAAAATTACTGCACAAGGCGTGAAAATAAATAGGGTGCTTGTAGATGGTGAAGAATTTTTTGGCGATGATCCTACATTAGTTACCCGGAATTTGCGAGCAGATATGATTGATAAAGTTCAGATTTTTGATAAAACCAGTGATCAGGCTGCATTCACAGGCGTTAACGATGGAAAAAAAGAAAAAACAATTAATGTAAAACTAAAAGATGATAAAAAGAATGGCTATTTCGGAAAAATAGATGGCGGTATAGGTACTGATGGCTATTTCCGTGGGCAAGCGCTATTTAATAAATTTAAAGAGAAGCAAAAATTCTCTATATATTCTATCTTGGGAAATGATGGGGTTACGGGACTAGGTTGGCAGGACAACGCAAAATACGCATCTTCGACAGTTGATTTATCGGAGGCAGGTATGATTATTCATTTAGGTGGAGGTGATGAATTTGACAATGATAATGGCCGATATAATGGACAAGGAATTCCATTAGCTAAAACAGGAGGGGTTCATTATGATAATAAATGGAAAGATGATAAGCAATCCATTAATGTTGATTATAAAATTGGATCTATCATTATTAAAGGGAATAGCAGCATAATTTCAGATAACAACCTACCTGAGAATACCTTGAAAAGTATTTCGGATCAAAATTCTTATCAGAATCTGTTTAAACAAAAACTTAATGGTGTATATAAGCTTCAATTGGATTCTACATCTATATTGAAGGTAGGTTTTAGTGGCTTTTTAAAGCATACAAAATCTAATGATGATTATACCTCACAGACGACAGATCAGCTGGGAGGGCTGTTAAATAACAGCAGGAGAGAAGTAACCAATAATGGAAAGCAGAATAATTATTCCACTGATTTGTTATTTACCAAGAGGCTAAGAAAAGCTGGAAGAAGTTATACGATTTATTTAGGACAATCATTTGATGAGAACAATAGCACCGGGTTTTTGAAATCCGGGATCAATTTTTACAATGATAAAGGTACCGTAGATAGCGTACAGAACATTGATCAGTTTAAAGTTAATAATTTAAAAAATCTGACTGTTAATAGCAATTTGACCTATTCTGAACCTTTGTCAAAATCACTTTCAATATTGTTAAATTATAGTTTCGCTTATGGAAGTAGTAACTCGAGTCGCGAATCTTTTAATCCACTATCAGCAGGTAGATACACCATTTTAGATACGCTATATAGTAATGATTTTAAATTAAAGCAATTTTCAAATCAGGCCGGAGCCGCTTTAAATTATAATAAAAATAAGACCAGTTTGAATATTGGAACAAAAGTTGGAAATGTAAATTTTCAGCAACTGAATAATTTTAGCGGGACTAAATTGGATAAGAATTATACCATCTGGATTCCTCAGGCTAATGCTCAATACAGACTTTCGCAGCACTCGGCACTCAGGTTAAATTATAATGGCAATACAGTTTTACCCACAATATCGCAGCTACAACCAGTACGGATAAATTTAGACCCATTAAATGTTACTGTAGGAAATCCGGGTTTGACACCGGCATTTGATCATCGTCTGTTTTTTGGGTATAATTCTTTTACGCCATCTAATGGTCAGTTAATCGGAGTTTTTGCTAACTATACAATAACGACAAATCCAATTGTAAACGATTTGCGAACAGATACCAATGGAAAAAGTATCATTGGATCTCTGAACCTTGGAGGAAAAATGCCATCAAATATTAATTTCAATATATTTTATGATAGAAAAATAAAGCCATTGGACTTAAGCGCTGGTATTAACCTTGGGGTTAATGGTAATACTTATTATAATCTTACCAATGGAGAGATTAACATCACCAAATCTTATACCTATACCGGTCAGCTTAGGTTTTCAAAAACAGTTCCGGAGAAATATGATTTTAATTTTTCTTTGGGTCCGACATTTACTGTTTCAGGATCGTCATTACAACCAAATTTGAGCAATAGTGGAAACGGATTTCTTGGAAATGGTTCATTTGTAATTTATTTACCCTGGAAATTCCAGTTTTACTCAGATGCAAGCTATCAGTATAATTCAAAAACTGAAGTTTTCGATCAGACGTTTTCCCGTTTAATTGTCAACTCCTCTGTTAATAAAACATTTTTGAAAGAGAGAAATTTGAAACTTTCTTTATCTGTGAATGATTTGTTAAATCAAAATAATGGGTTCAACAGAGTTGTTAACGGAAATTTTATAAGTCAAAATAACTTTATAACTATAAGAAGATTTTTTATGTTTTCACTTACCTATGACTTTAACAAAGTAGGGGTGTCTAAATAA